In Holophagales bacterium, one DNA window encodes the following:
- a CDS encoding SBBP repeat-containing protein, whose translation MNTQNQPPTTQSLKAATILGALLLSPFAAATADQQQFLGMLGGSGHDMVDAVLTDASGFLYVVGSTTSSDFPVANAQQATLAGASDVFVTKLDPSGTSLIFSTYLGGSGIDTASALALDARGNLWIAGTTSSPSFPVTASTYDATCGTDGNCNNGASDAFLAAFNPAGQLIVSTFFGGSAADQANGVVIDAAGMVTLVGSTSSPDLPLFAPTQRSLRGPSDAMVARFAVETGKNALGLTFATYHGGRGEESVAGAALTSSGVLAMVGTTRSPDFPGVLPLVKSGLRGTDDAFVAAWALSDRRVVFSSYLGGDRVDYAQSVAAAGTDIVVAGQTWSTDFPLAAPLQATRRGPSDAFLVRLNLTQPALVFSSLFGGNGAETGQSVAIDASGDVLLAGSTSSSDLPVSPNAGQSGFGGGSSDSYVLRTSANGQALLYASYLGGSQTDLATASASNLAGGWVIAGEIELEPAPESLGLCDGYLALIGPSTNLRR comes from the coding sequence ATGAACACCCAGAACCAGCCGCCCACAACCCAGAGCCTCAAGGCCGCCACGATTCTTGGAGCCCTTCTGCTCAGTCCCTTCGCTGCTGCCACAGCAGACCAGCAGCAGTTCCTCGGCATGCTCGGTGGCAGTGGCCATGACATGGTCGATGCCGTTCTCACCGATGCCAGCGGATTCCTCTATGTCGTCGGCTCGACGACCTCCAGCGATTTTCCGGTCGCGAATGCGCAGCAGGCGACGCTTGCCGGCGCCAGCGACGTGTTCGTGACCAAGCTCGATCCCAGCGGGACGAGCCTGATCTTCTCCACCTACCTCGGCGGCAGCGGAATCGACACCGCTTCGGCTCTGGCGCTCGACGCTCGCGGCAATCTCTGGATCGCGGGTACGACCTCGTCGCCAAGCTTCCCGGTGACCGCGTCAACCTACGACGCCACATGCGGTACGGATGGCAACTGCAACAACGGGGCGAGCGATGCTTTCCTGGCGGCCTTCAACCCCGCAGGACAGCTGATCGTCTCTACCTTCTTCGGCGGCAGCGCGGCCGATCAGGCCAACGGTGTGGTCATCGACGCGGCCGGGATGGTCACCTTGGTCGGCTCGACGAGCTCGCCTGACCTGCCGCTCTTTGCTCCCACCCAGCGCAGCTTGCGCGGTCCCTCGGACGCCATGGTGGCCCGCTTCGCTGTTGAAACGGGAAAGAACGCCCTTGGGCTCACCTTCGCGACCTATCACGGTGGTCGAGGGGAGGAGAGCGTCGCTGGCGCCGCCCTCACCTCCTCGGGCGTCCTGGCGATGGTGGGGACCACCAGGTCGCCTGACTTCCCCGGAGTGCTCCCCCTCGTCAAGTCGGGACTTCGTGGCACCGACGACGCGTTCGTCGCCGCTTGGGCTCTCTCGGACCGCCGGGTGGTCTTCTCGAGCTACCTGGGCGGCGATCGCGTCGACTACGCCCAGTCTGTCGCGGCAGCCGGCACGGACATCGTCGTCGCGGGACAGACGTGGTCGACGGACTTCCCCTTGGCGGCTCCCCTCCAGGCCACCCGTCGCGGCCCGAGTGATGCCTTCCTCGTGCGGCTCAACCTGACCCAGCCCGCCCTCGTCTTCTCGTCCCTCTTCGGAGGCAACGGCGCAGAGACCGGACAGAGCGTCGCCATCGACGCATCGGGCGACGTCCTTCTTGCCGGCAGCACTTCCTCGAGCGATCTCCCCGTCAGCCCGAATGCTGGGCAATCAGGCTTCGGCGGTGGCAGTTCTGACTCCTACGTCCTGCGCACCTCAGCCAATGGCCAGGCGCTGCTCTACGCCAGCTACCTCGGCGGCTCCCAGACCGACTTGGCCACCGCGAGCGCCTCGAACCTCGCCGGTGGATGGGTGATCGCCGGCGAGATCGAGCTCGAACCCGCCCCGGAATCTCTGGGCTTGTGCGATGGCTACCTCGCGCTGATCGGCCCGTCGACCAACCTCCGCCGCTGA
- a CDS encoding aminotransferase class I/II-fold pyridoxal phosphate-dependent enzyme, with product MDDSTVAPSSGLARRGRALLERSPTPEYLREHFARVGSPGYAPLCIAENRLMWDVLAPKMAACRAVPERVLGYDAMIGAMPFRRQLAALLGRHLCGRAIDPGQVAVLAGAGSVLEALFYALGDPGEGVLVPTPSYAGFWLDLEVRDGLRIVPVPCASDDGFLLTPARLDRALAAAEIPVRALLLTSPDNPLGRVHTASELEALLAWAEGAGLHVVCDEVYALSVFGEKPFVSAGRLRPQLGERLHLVWAFSKDFAASGLRCGVLVTENEALLAAVDLLAEWACCSGDTQFLLGEMIADETWVDHYLAAMRSRLGGAYAAVAAALTEERIPFLPSSAGFFLLLDLRRSLATPTREAERALWWRLLEETGVNLTPGAACRIAEPGFFRLCFAGAPIGEVIDGIRRVARRLG from the coding sequence ATGGACGATTCCACCGTCGCCCCCTCCTCCGGCCTCGCGCGGCGCGGCCGCGCGCTGCTCGAACGCTCGCCGACGCCCGAGTACCTGCGCGAGCACTTCGCCCGCGTCGGATCGCCCGGCTACGCACCGCTCTGCATCGCCGAGAACCGGTTGATGTGGGACGTCCTCGCACCGAAGATGGCCGCCTGCCGCGCCGTTCCCGAGCGCGTGCTTGGCTACGACGCGATGATCGGTGCGATGCCGTTCCGTCGCCAGCTCGCCGCGCTGCTCGGCCGGCACCTCTGCGGCCGGGCGATCGATCCGGGGCAGGTCGCCGTGCTCGCCGGAGCGGGAAGCGTGCTCGAGGCGCTGTTCTACGCCCTCGGCGATCCGGGCGAGGGGGTTCTCGTGCCGACGCCGAGCTACGCCGGCTTCTGGCTCGATCTCGAGGTGCGCGACGGCTTGCGCATCGTCCCGGTGCCCTGCGCGAGCGACGACGGCTTCCTCCTCACGCCGGCCCGGCTCGACCGCGCACTCGCCGCGGCCGAGATTCCGGTGCGCGCGTTGCTCCTCACCTCGCCGGACAATCCGCTCGGCCGGGTGCACACGGCAAGCGAGCTCGAGGCGCTCCTCGCCTGGGCCGAAGGCGCCGGGCTGCACGTCGTCTGTGACGAGGTCTACGCCCTCTCGGTCTTCGGCGAGAAGCCGTTCGTCAGCGCCGGGCGCCTGCGCCCGCAACTCGGGGAGCGGCTCCATCTCGTCTGGGCGTTCAGCAAGGACTTCGCGGCGAGCGGTCTGCGCTGTGGCGTGCTGGTCACCGAGAACGAGGCTCTCCTCGCCGCCGTCGACCTGCTGGCCGAGTGGGCCTGCTGCTCGGGCGACACGCAGTTCCTGCTCGGCGAGATGATCGCCGACGAAACCTGGGTCGACCACTACCTCGCGGCGATGCGCTCGCGGCTCGGGGGAGCGTACGCCGCGGTGGCCGCGGCGCTCACCGAGGAGAGGATCCCCTTCCTGCCGTCGTCCGCCGGCTTCTTCCTCCTGCTCGATCTCCGCCGCTCTCTCGCGACCCCGACCCGCGAGGCCGAGCGCGCCCTCTGGTGGCGCCTGCTCGAAGAAACCGGGGTGAACCTCACCCCCGGCGCCGCCTGTCGCATCGCCGAGCCTGGCTTCTTCCGCCTCTGCTTCGCCGGTGCCCCGATCGGCGAGGTGATCGACGGCATCCGCCGAGTGGCGCGGCGTCTGGGTTAG
- a CDS encoding STAS domain-containing protein, with protein MNLELSCQDGVTVARVLDAALDVVGADDFKKRIGARVEQGERLLAIDLSRVTFIDSGGLGALLSLVRQVEEGGRVVLSGCTPPVQQVLRLTRLDRVFDFYADTDAAVAALR; from the coding sequence ATGAACCTCGAGCTGAGCTGTCAGGACGGGGTCACGGTGGCGCGGGTCCTCGATGCCGCGCTCGATGTGGTCGGAGCCGACGACTTCAAGAAGCGGATCGGTGCCCGGGTCGAACAGGGCGAGCGGCTGCTCGCCATCGACCTCTCGCGCGTCACCTTCATCGACAGCGGCGGGCTGGGGGCGCTGCTCTCGCTCGTTCGCCAGGTCGAGGAGGGGGGCCGTGTGGTGCTCAGCGGCTGCACTCCGCCGGTCCAGCAGGTCCTGCGCCTGACCCGCCTCGACCGCGTCTTCGACTTCTACGCCGACACCGACGCCGCGGTCGCCGCGCTCCGGTGA